gcatggtctctggagtgagttctaggacagccaaagctacatagaaaccctgtcccaaagaaaccaaaacacaaaataaaaacatttctgtaTCTTCCTTTTAGTTATCACTGTCATCCTTTTTCTCCCCTACTTGTCGTAGTGTAGCAGTCTTCTAGTGTCCACTCAGACTCCACTTTCAGAACTCTTTCTGGGTCTTTCCTAACCTGTAATTTATCACAGGATCTGCTGGAGATGTGCTATCAAAAGTGTTAGCACCTTTGATTCTTGGTAGTGGCATTTAATGGTATACATAACTATAGGTAGGTTAGTTCTAGTACTGAATGAGTTCATATTTGCAGAATGATTCTGTTTTCCATCACAGGAACTGTGTGGATTTAATGTCCAAATCTCTTCCCAGTCATGAGAAAGTTGTACGACCAGCCCTCATCTACAGTCTCTTCCCCAATGTATCCCCTACCATCTATTTTGGAACTCGGGATGAAAGAGGTAAATGTAACCAAGGGACAAAGTCCAGGAGGATGCCAGCTAACCTGGGTGGAGGGGACAAGGTGGGAGAGCTCTTCCAGAATGGCTGTTGAAGTAGTTATTGCCCTGTGCTTAGTTCCTACCGGGATGTAGTAGGTTCAGTAGTAGACTTCCTGTCTGTCCTTTGTTGGCCTTTCTCAGTCTATAATCTCTAGCTTAGCACATGGCCTCTAAtcagtttctgtctccttccagcctttcctttgctcctcactcctcacAGCCCCCTCCTTCCATaaaatgcactttttaaaaacctgatGTGTCTGCCCAGGAAAGGATGGGCACCACTGCCATCTTTTTTATCTACTCActgtgaccctctgctcttgcctttCCCCAGTGGAAAAACTTCCATGGGAACAGAGGAAGCTACTTCGGTGGAAGATGAGCACAGTGACCCCTAACATTGTCAAGCAGACCATTGGACGGTCACACTTCAAAATCAGCAAGAGTGAGTTACTCTCCCCACTCACCTCCTTACCCTACCAGATGGGTTTTGGGCAGGAAGAGAGCCTTAGAGATGCCCTGTTGTATGTGGTGATCCTGTCTTTAAGCTTCCAACCTCTGAAAGTCCTCTGGGCTGAGCCAGTTGCTCCAAATTGGCCCTGGTCCTGAGGCCTCAGGTAGGGCAGCTCCCATGGTAACTCTTAAATCACCTCTGAGTCCAATTGTGAGGCCTTGTTCTGTCCAGAGTCTGAGCTATTAAGTGAGATTGACTTCCTGATTGCCTTCTGCAGGGAATGATGACTGGCTGGGCTGCTGGGGTCACCACATGAAGTCTCCTGGTTTTCGATCCATTAGAGAGCATCAGAAGGTAGGTCCTTTCCAGGAGCTGTCCTATGGACGAGGCCAGGGTGAGTGAGGGTGGTGTGGGGGCAGTGAGAGGGAGTGGTAGAAGAACAGTCATGGGAGGACAGTTACAGAGGAGTGTTCTAGAGAGAGCACCGTGGGGGTCTCAGCATAGTGTCTCCCACCCCAGTCCTATTGCCACTCAGGTGCTTGTCATTCCATGTCCTGAGAGGCCTTGTCTGTTTTCAGTTGGTTGAGTTTCCTGTTACCACTGCTATTTCCACTCCATAAGCTACGTTTATATAAAGAGGGTTCTGTGTTCTGTTGGAACACTGTGTCCTCCTGTCACTAGACTCCCTAATGGCCTGGTGCTTTCCTTATCTTGCTTCACATGCTGTCATAGGGGAATAATTAATAGCTTTTCCTTTGTATTCAAAGTGACTATCATgactgttctagtttgcttctctgttgctgtggtaaagcacttgccaaaaGCAGTATGGGGAAGAAGTCTTTtactttggcttacagtttgcAGTCCATCACTCagtgaagccaaggcaggaactgaccAGAGACTGTAGAGAAACACTGCTTACAGGCTCatctccatggtttgctcagcttgctttttcatACAACTCAGAACCACCTACCTAGGGACAGTCCTGCCCAAGGTGGGCGTGGGCCTTCTTACCTCAatagttaatcaagaaaataccccacagacatacccacaggctaGTCTAAAGTGGAGGCAGTTCCTTAATTGACTCACTCTTTCCAGGTGACTATAGTTTGTGTCTAGATGGTAGCAGAAAGATAGAAAGGAACATGAACTTTGCAAGGGATGTTGGAATGATGGGTAGGGCTTAACTTATTCCTCATGGTCTCACCTctgccctttccttctctttgtctcttgtcCCTTCCGTAGCTAAACCACTTCCCAGGCTCCTTCCAGATTGGTAGGAAGGACCGACTGTGGCGGAACCTGTCTCGAATGCAGAGCCGTTTTGGCAAGAAAGAGTTCAGTTTCTTCCCCCAGTCTTTTATCCTGCCCCAGGATGCCAAACTCCTGCGCAAAGCCTGGGAGAGCAGCAGCCGTCAGAAGTGGATTGTGAAGCCAGTGAGTGGGCAAAGGGAGAAGTAGGTGATGGGACGAGTGGAAAGACAGAGCAGATCTCATCTCCTTCCCCTTTGACTTCTAGCCAGCATCTGCTCGAGGCATTGGCATTCAGGTCATTCACAAGTGGAGTCAGCTCCCCAAGCGCAGGCCCCTCCTGGTACAGAGGTGAGCCTATCTAGCTCACattcctctccatcttcctgccttcctggtcTCTGAATTACCTTCTTATAGTATTCTACCTTGTGACCTCCCAGCCAAAGAACTTCCTTAGTCAACTGTTGAAAGTTTCACCACAGCTTGTGCATTCATCTGGCTGGGTATAAAGTTAGCCTTTCCTCTTTCTAGGTATCTACACAAACCCTACCTCATTAGTGGCAGCAAATTTGATCTTCGGATCTATGTTTATGTTACTTCTTATGATCCTCTACGGATTTACCTCTTTTCGGATGGACTCGTCCGCTTTGCCAGTTGCAAGTATGTGCTGGTGGTGAGGTGTTCCCCTGACACTGGGAGATTTCCTTTCCTTGGGATGAGGACACTCAGCAGAAAAGGCACAGATGACTTGGTGGTTTTGTCAGTaaggaagatgggagggtgggAAATGAGGAAAGAGTTCCTGTGGGACTGAGGTTGCCAAGTAGATTAGCTGTGCTTTTCTAGAACTTAAAGGGCCTTTCAGGAACAGAACAAATCTGTGCCCTTGTCCTTTATCTCCTTTCTGGGGAAATATTTAGACTATTTTCCATCTGATCTTGCCTCGCCATTCTTCTCACTTCCAGGTATTCCCCTTCCATGAAGAGTCTTAGCAACAAGTTCATGCACCTGACCAACTACAGTGTCAATAAAAAGAATGTGGAGTACCAGTCCAATGCTGATGAGACAGCCTGCCAGGGCCACAAATGGTACCCTAtcaaaactctgtcttgaacccAGAAAGGGCTTTGCGTTTGAGAGGTTTGGGGCAGTAGTTGAGCAGTATTAGTGCACTTGTCACTTCAGAATTGGTCTGTTTGCATCCAGATGCATctttcttatttcaaaatatcACTGGGGAGATACAAAGCAGATATCTTTAGCCCCTTACTCCTTGTTGTTTTCTCTTGTCACTCACTTCTAGGACATAACCTTAAAtacttccttctcccccttcaGGGCACTGAAGGCTTTGTGGAATTATCTGAGCCAGAAGGGAATTAATAGTGATGCTATCTGGGAGAAGATAAAGGATGTTGTTGTCAAAACCATCATCTCGTGAGTTTCAGTGCTACTTTGGCTGAACCCTCATATTTTCTTCTTGCCTCTCTGCTATGCTCTAAGCTGTATTCATTTTGGGTTTCAGTTTTGAGGACGGGGCTTACTCttttgttgatgtgataaaacaccatgaccaaggcaacttacaaaagaaagaatttaatttggaGTTTAGGATTCCAGGAAGTtagcacaaagcagagaaagctaACTAGGAATGGCTTGgacttttgaaatttcaaagcccaccattagtgacacaccttctcccacaaggccatacctcttaatccttccctaACATTTGCACCAGCTGGGAAACAACTATTCAAatatatatgagcctgtgggagctgttctcattcaaaccaccatattgcTCATTTACGAACTTAATCAAGATGATGGTTCAGATCAGGCACATCCCTTAAGAGCCATtgttttggggtggggagggatggtGTTAATGGTTGAGATGGAACTCCTAATTTCCCTGCTTCTTCTTTTCCCTGCTTTCTGCATGGGGGTTGCATGCATGTATCCCTATGTGGGCTTCAGGGAGGCAGTTTTGAAGAGAAAGTTGCTTCTGCCCTCCTAATTCAAGATATCCCATTGGCAGGTCAGAGCCCTACGTGACCAACCTACTGAAGTTGTATGTCCGGCGCCCCTACAGCTGTCATGAACTCTTTGGTTTTGACATCATGCTGGATGAGAAcctaaagccctgggttctagaAGTCAATATTTCTCCAAGGTAGGTGGTGCTGTTAGTTACTCAGAGTAGAATCCATCTTTCATCCTCCGAATCTTTGTCATTGTCTTGTTGACATGGCAAGGTCTTTCCTTCACTAGGACATGTGTCTTCCTGTCATGGTCTGTATTTACTGACTCACTGATTCTTTGTTGTTATCTTAAGGAATTTTGAGAATAGAGAAGGGTTATCAAACCCTTGTTGATCCCTACCATTGTCTAGCAAACTAAGGGCATGGGCAGGTTCATCTAGCTTCGTGagggtatttgttttgttgtggtggttggttggttgtgacagggtttcctctattgtatttctggctgttctggaactcactctgtcaatcaggctagctttgaactcaagagattctcctgcctcagcctcctgaatgctgggattaaaggcatgagccaccacacccagctgagcatatttgttgaagatgttcacAAATGTGGGTATTGgagtctcttttttatttagaagtcAGAAAATAAGAAGCCCTGATTTGGATGTAGGACCCAAAATGGTTCTGGAATGCTGCTTTGAACCTGTTTTGCATTCTTCCCCTGCAGCCTCCACTCCAATTCTCCCTTGGACATCAGCATCAAGGGCCAGATGATCCGAGATCTCCTGAACCTGGCAGGCTTTGTTCTGCCCAACATGGAGGATATCCTCTCCAGTTccagcagcaccagcagcacCAGCAGCTCAAGCACCAGGTATGTTTCTCAGCTTCCCTAGGTTGGGGTGGCAGCATGAGCAGCACATTATgatttggggagggaaggggttcGGGAGCCTCTCTTCTGCTTGGTCTCCTTTATGGCTCAGTCTGCCCCTGCTGTCTGTCCACATACCACTGCCACACCAGTACCCTGAGAGTAAGTCTGATTACTTTTGTTCATAAGTCTCCACAGGGCCCAACGATCAAATTTAACCTCCTTACTTGGACATTGATGGCCCCAGCCACCTTTCCTGGGTGTATGTTTCTACTCTGCCTGATTGTGGTGCCCTGGCAGATCCTTAAGGACTAGGTAGTGTTCTTTCCTGTGCTTATGTGGTTTCTTCATTCTATAGATGCCCCTCATCCAGATTCCCTATCTATCATCAAAGCCTAGTTTTAGACATCTTTTTGAAACACCACAGTGTGGAGGTTTTCCTTCATACCTCCAAAGCTTTGAAACTACTCTTGGGGACAGGGAATATTCAGTAAGTACTAGGGTAGTTAAGGAATGACTCAGTTTATCCAAATAGCTAAAGCTGAAGCATAACAAACTTAGCAAAGACAAAGAGGCTAAACATATATTACTGTGAACCTGAATAGATCTTAAGAATTTataagctgggctggagagatggctcagtggttaagagcactgtctgctcttccagaggtcctgagttcaattcccagcacccacatggtggctcatagccatgtataatgagatctggtgccctcttctggtgtgcaggcatatatggaggcagattgttgtacacataataaataaataaatcttaaaaaaaaatttataagcCTTATTTATCAAACATACCTATGCTGTTCCTTAAATATTACTCTAGAAGCCTGGTGTTGAACAGAGTTAGCAACAACATAAGTGGTTAGACATAAATTTCTAAGTTACATTCTGTTAACTTGAGTATACCTTTCTAACCTTAGaaatttctgggttttttgttgttgtttttgcttttggaaacagggtttctctgtgtagctttggagcctagctctcgtagaccagactggtctcaaactcacagagatctgtctacctctactTTTTATCCTAGCATCCCTATAtccacccccccctttttttttttttttccagaaagagaTCCTTCAATCTAACCTCCTCCCTTGCTTgatttcctccctttctttgtcCAGTAACAATTTCCAACCAacccccctaaatgatgacaaacatccataacccaccaaagTCCAAAAACCATCCACCCACCTCATGGGAATGTGGGGGTCATGTTTTCTAGACTGTTTTCTGTTCTCTGAGGATACTGGAATCTTTAGAggaccctgagcaaattggattAATAGTctagtcctgggagagctagctctgttattttttgtttattctctatgtgatgggaaagtgtagtACTTATCTGAAGTCTTGACTGGAGGGTGGACCATTTCAGCTAGCaactttgaagttgttctggatacagaattttgaggaaactgcaacagaggcttctgggaggctGGATCATCTGGGTCCTTGTCTTTATTGTGTCTGGTCCTTTTTTCtaaaaacacaaacttttaaaggtaacatatctGCATTACCACAAGGATTTGTGCAGTTTGCACAAGTCAGCTAaaggtgattttgttgttgttgttttgaatttgaggaggtaaaaggcatctgtcaactttataagtccatttggactGCATAATCAAGCTGTCGTAAgaactctgtagccaacaagattgattatgtctcatccagtctcataGTAGAGAGATCAGCATATATGCTGTCTATTCTGtagtctttcttgtttttttgtcttcATGTCTATAGCTAAGATTTTTAGGTCTTCCCCCAATCaatctgatctttattaattttgaagagaaccataactttttgtttcctgtggaaacaaagacatATTGCCCAACGCAACTCATTTCCTGACTTCATTTTGAAGCTAAGacaatcttaaaatatataggttcaTTTAATTTAGTTGTTTCCATAATCTAATGTCTctcagtggcttttttttttttttttgtacattaaCATTCAAAAGATTCATCGTCAACAAAGCACCATAGAGGGTCCAGatgccctgtgtatttcccatggcttaattatttttctattactttactctttgtttaaggactttattatttttaagctgttttttatgactgtctatacctaTTTTTTACTGCATCTATTTACAGGTTTTCTTGGTCTGGACCACTTTACTGCATGTCTATAGCCTTCTCTGACCATGGGAGACAAACCTTAAATGACCTGTGGTGCTGGTGGTTGGCTCCACCCCCCTTAGTTCTATGAGAGCCTAGTCTTGTGTTAGCCTGTACCAGCAGGAGCCTTGTGCCTAATGCTCCAGCTCTGAGAATTTGCTGAGTCCCATCagtaggggttttgttttgttttacctgcTCAAGTCCTCTGCTGCACAGCAGGGCCCTTTAAAAGAGCCCTGAGCCTACCCAAGAGACTGTGGTCACCAGGAAGCCATGTTTGACTCTGTGTtctgaactttttttaaaaagctttctcaGGATGGATATACATGGCCCCATGTTGGGCGTAtatgtagcaagctttcttgtcagactatctTTGGACCGCtagcccacaaataatgacccagagacttaatattagttacgAAAGCTTGgcccttagtttaggcttgtctcggatagctcttataacttaaattaacccatattttttaatctatgttttgccatgaGACATTACCTCTTTTCTATCTTGCATTTCCTGTCTGTACTCCCTGTCTGGCTGGGAACtacacctttcttcttcccagagtcctctctgtcctggAAGTCCCATTTAACCTCTTCTTGCCTAGCTATGGGCCATTCACCTCTTTATTAAGGTGCCCTGGCAAAGGCACCttaaatcttcacagtgtaaacaaatattctgcaacagggGAGTTACTATAAGctccaaaagaaaacatgtaGACAGGATGTGCTGGCACCTAGAGAAGCTGTGGGAGGAGCTGCCTGAGGAAGGAGAAGTCTAGGAGGACTTAAGGGAGAGACAGAACACAGAATAGGCTGCAAGTGGGAGCCAAGAGATAGCCTAGTGGGACTGCAGGTGGAGTTGTTGTTCTTAGAagaagatgagagaaagagagttgAGCTGAGGTGGACGAAGTGTTCTTGTGACAAGGATCTCCATCTGCTGTGTCCCTGAGCAAAATGAGAAATGTTCCAATTCACAGAGGAAAGGTGTGCCTTGTCCTTGTGAGTGGAACGTAAGGGGTGGTGGCAGGAGCATCCTGGCACTCTGGTGTGGCTTTTGTAGTAATAGTAAACAAAGCAGGCTGCTCTGTGGTGACACTTAGCCACTAGAGAGACGTTGTCATGTGggcatagcaagctccaggagcCAAAGAAACAAGGAGAGGTAGACTCTAGAATTTGGAATGAGGCCAAATATGGTGGGTGGCAAAAGCCAGCAGAAATAATTGATCTGTACATACCTTAGGAGAGTCAGATCAGCAGCTTGGCTTAGGATAGCCAAGTCTGATGGAAGGGAGCCCGTTTATGCTGCTCCTGGGGTTTTGGCTCCAGAAGAATGAAAAGTGAGTGCAGGAAAGAAAAGCTACTCTGGGTGAGAGGGGACATTTACTCTAAGCTGCTGAGGCTGTCTCccagggaaagcagagagaagtgaTGGATTAGTGGGAACGGAGAAAGGGAGCTTGTGAGCTGGGATGGGGCTTGTGAGCAAGGACTTAATGAGCCTAGAGGCTAGCATTGACTTTGACAAGTCAGTAGGCACCACAGTCATATGTTAGTAGAAGAGCCACAGGTTCCTTTTGCCAGAGATAGGgaaaatggcttttttttcttttcttttcttttcttttttttttttttttttttaaatcaagtagGAACTTTCTTCAGGATCCTTTGGGAAAAAGTTTCTTGGGATACCAGATACGTGTAGATTCCAggtgttgaactcaggtcattaggcttggtggcaaacacccttACCATCTCACTATCCTGCTAGCCATTTTTATATCTCAACAGTGACCATAGCCATGTACTGGCCCATATCTATAATTCCGTAAgtaaagaggcaggaggattgacatgaattcaaggctagctttgaactatatagtgagttcctggccatCTTGAGTTCCAGACttagactctgtctcataaagttttaaaaaagaatagtgaTACAGTGATGATAATGAAACTGAAGTATGGGAAAGGAAGCGTCTTCCCAGGGTTCtccagccagcagggcagagcTTGGTTTGTAGTGCATGTTAACCGAAGGGTCAAATAATCAGACTCACTCCAGGCTTTTGTCAAATTGGTGTGCCTGCCTCTTTGAGTTATCTCGTGGCACTTGGTTGTGGATGACAAGCTATTTGGATAGAGTGTACTTTAGAGTGATCTGGTGAAGGGACAAGTGTCTCCATGTGTCTTCATCTGTGCTTGGGAAGGAGTCTCGCACTGGatcctctctctgtgttttctcaGCACAAGAAGCTGCTGACTTGCCTGTTGCTTTTTGTTCGTCTCTAGCCTGCCAAGCTCTCCTAGGGACAAATGTCAAATGACTCCAGAGCATTTTACTgcacagaagatgaagaaagcCTATTACCTGACACAGAAAATTCCCGACCAGGTAGGAGATTTATTTTCTCTCCAGTTACCAACAGCTCTCAGTCAAACATCAGAGGCTCCAGGAAGATCAGCTTTCCTGTCTAGATCAGAGTTTCTTACCAAGAACTGGGATCTTGTGATACGCAGATTTGTTGGCACCTGTATCTTTCTGGAAAAGTGGATGGTTGTCACCATGCTTTTAGCATTGTGCTATCTTAGTTCACTCTTGTGAAAACCATCACATTTAACCCCTATGAACTTACTTTCCTGAGAGTCATTGGAAGACCCAGGAGGATTGAACTTCTCAAAGTAAATGTGGGACCCAGATGTGAGAAAGGTAGGCATAGGCTGCCAAATCTGAGTTGCTGGGCACCAACCTTGACTCAATAGCTCATTCTTCTACCTCAGCCCAAATGGTTCCTTGGCGTTAGCCATCAGTGTCTTCCCGCAAGAGCTCAGACCGTTGGATTCAGGAAGGGATAGGGTAAAATCTGGCTCACGTCAGATCAGGTGACATAGGGAGTCCCCCAGGAGTCCTGGAGACCTAGTGCCCCAGAGCTCTGCTCCCTAACCCAGCTGCTTGTCTCAATGTCTGgctcacactgtcacacacattgCCCTTCTTCCTATTCCTTGGGCCACAGGACTTCTATGCGTCTGTGCTGGATGTCTTGACACCAGATGATGTTCGGGTTCTGGTCGAGATGGAAGATGAGTTTTCTCGTCGTGGTCAATTTGAAAGAATTTTTCCTTCTCGAATCTCTTCTCGTTATCTTCGTTTTTTTGAGCAGCCACGATATTTCAACATTCTCACCACCCAGTGGGAACAGAAGTACCATGGAAACAAGCTCAAAGGTGATATGCCTTTCTGGCCCACAGGAGACCATATTTAGAAGGAGATTAAATCCCATTAGGCCAAGAGATAGGATTTTTTGGAAAGGAGGTAAGCAGTTGCTTCTTCCCTGTTAAGTCCCAATCATGTTCATCTTGTCCTAGGAGTAGATCTGCTCCGGAATTGGTGCTACAAAGGCTTCCACACGGGGATTGTCTCTGACTCAGCTCCATTGGTAAGTGTGCCAGTATAAGGTGAAGTTTCTCACACTCCTGAGTGCATTGTGGTTGGCTTATGGGCATGTGGGTACCCACTTCTCCCTTATCTCTTAGTCCCCACCTCTTTGTCTCCCTTTCAAGGATGTAGTTATTTACAAGAATGCACTGGATGCCTGCCTTTGAAGGATCAAAAATTGATCTATAGCcttactttctgtctctttcgGGAGAGAACCAAGAGTTACTTGCATGAATCCATGATGTAGCATAGGGCAGGTGAGGGTGCTGTGTTCACAGAGTGGCAGAGATGAACAAGAACCCTAAGGCCCTCCCTAAACATTAATTTTTGGACTCAACCTGGCCCTTTGTTCATAGTGGTCTCTGCCAACATCGATCATGACTGCCTCAAAGGGTGATGGGACACCCAGTGCCATCAGCAAATTAGAACGCATCAAGTCAAGGTGAGTGCTACTTCAGCGAGAGAGGGCTCTATTGAGTTGGGGAGTTGGAGTTTTTTTCCTCTACCCCAGACTGCCACAGCAAAAGGATTTCTCCACTTAGGAATATACAACCTCAATATCTTCTTCCTGGTGATGTTTGGGATGCTCAGGAAAGACCCATCTGCAGAAACAGACACTTTTTAGCTGTACCTTCTGTAGGAAGTCCTGAGGCCTCTTACCATTTCCTCCAATTGGTCATTGCACTTCAGTTCTCAGTGCCACagtaataaaaagtattttatggCTACTAGTATGTCCATATAGTAGTGTCCACAGCCATAATTTTGTGGGTACTTGCCTTAGACTCTAGGGGCATAAATTACATGTTAGTCTTAGCTTCAGCTATGTTTTTGccttcagaaagcaaagctgctCCGAGGGAAACATGCTGTCCTCTGAAGATGGGATACTACCCAAGCCCAAGAAGAGTCATGCTGGTCTTTCCCCCTTATCCAGGAAGATTTCATCCTCAAAGAACAATGAGGACACCAGCAAAGAGTC
This DNA window, taken from Cricetulus griseus strain 17A/GY chromosome 2, alternate assembly CriGri-PICRH-1.0, whole genome shotgun sequence, encodes the following:
- the Ttll4 gene encoding tubulin polyglutamylase TTLL4 isoform X2, translated to MASAGTEHYNIGLRRGNSFKQRRPSGTVSASSPEKPSEVKVWSQAHQQVKPIWKLERKHVGTLSAGLGTSLLGVQPQPAYFFCPSTLCNSGTTAVIAGHSNPCYLQSLPDLFNNTLLYRRTNVRQKPYQQLESFCLRSSPSEKRSFSFSQKGIPVSVTANKVTSSTVFPMAQPMASSPTDPYLSLAAAGENPSRKSLSSAISGKIASPLSSYKPMLNNNSFMRPNSTKVPLSQATDGLKPVSSPKIQPVSWHHSGGTGDCVPQPGDHKVPQSIGTILDDSTAPDTPSTPSTLNISTASVPSSQCSQSNFRMEAHPCGLDENLDSHSATKEVHFTEAVRKLTAKGFEKMPRQGYQFEQACFVNPSFQWGLLNRSRRWKPLMGQRFPQEDTGLDSEILPGASDTLGLDSTVFCTKRISIHLLASHVHGLNPSPTCGSVVDPQSFGEDRTPVPPSSLQPLDVAEVATRLSSVHLGQPEKEPEEAKELSSCPISRCSATDLRPNQVEPEDTEDELGDGLEDCCSHGENEEEEGNSECSSLSIISPSESVAIISRHEKVVRPALIYSLFPNVSPTIYFGTRDERVEKLPWEQRKLLRWKMSTVTPNIVKQTIGRSHFKISKRNDDWLGCWGHHMKSPGFRSIREHQKLNHFPGSFQIGRKDRLWRNLSRMQSRFGKKEFSFFPQSFILPQDAKLLRKAWESSSRQKWIVKPPASARGIGIQVIHKWSQLPKRRPLLVQRYLHKPYLISGSKFDLRIYVYVTSYDPLRIYLFSDGLVRFASCKYSPSMKSLSNKFMHLTNYSVNKKNVEYQSNADETACQGHKWALKALWNYLSQKGINSDAIWEKIKDVVVKTIISSEPYVTNLLKLYVRRPYSCHELFGFDIMLDENLKPWVLEVNISPSLHSNSPLDISIKGQMIRDLLNLAGFVLPNMEDILSSSSSTSSTSSSSTSLPSSPRDKCQMTPEHFTAQKMKKAYYLTQKIPDQDFYASVLDVLTPDDVRVLVEMEDEFSRRGQFERIFPSRISSRYLRFFEQPRYFNILTTQWEQKYHGNKLKGVDLLRNWCYKGFHTGIVSDSAPLWSLPTSIMTASKGDGTPSAISKLERIKSRKQSCSEGNMLSSEDGILPKPKKSHAGLSPLSRKISSSKNNEDTSKESNHSTQVLPVLKYSGHNSRLCASSTSQSASDSLLTAVSL